One genomic region from Balaenoptera acutorostrata chromosome 1, mBalAcu1.1, whole genome shotgun sequence encodes:
- the LOC102998948 gene encoding LOW QUALITY PROTEIN: olfactory receptor 6N2 (The sequence of the model RefSeq protein was modified relative to this genomic sequence to represent the inferred CDS: inserted 2 bases in 2 codons; deleted 2 bases in 1 codon; substituted 1 base at 1 genomic stop codon), with protein MLDAHLPWSPHNHSSLAELVLLGFPKVTHVRGWLFVLLLXAYLFTISGNMAIFLVIRLDAALHTPMYHFVSVLAFLELWYTITTILKMLANLLSDKKTISFSGYLLQTYFFHSLGASECYLLTAVACDRSLVICRPLHYPAIMTPTLCAKMSAGCWTCGFLCSNSEVILVSQFHFCGYSEIQHFFCNFPPLLNLACEDTSNNVLVDLXINAFIILITFLFIMVSYGRIIGAILKIKTTAGRKKSFSTCASHLIVVLIFFGIIIFMYMRLKKSXSLTLDWTLAVVYCVLTPLVNPITYSLHNKGLIKSIKRTIFWKGQIASPTHH; from the exons ATGCTCGATGCACA CCTCCCATGGAGCCCACACAACCATTCAAGCCTGGCTGAACTTGTGCTCCTTGGTTTCCCCAAAGTGACACATGTCAGGGGCTGGCTTTTTGTCCTGCTGC TGGCATACCTGTTCACTATCAGTGGCAACATGGCCATCTTTTTAGTCATACGATTGGATGCAGCCCTA CACACACCTATGTACCACTTTGTCAGTGTTCTCGCCTTCTTGGAGCTATGGTATACAATCACCACCATCCTCAAGATGCTAGCTAATCTTCTCAGTGATAAGAAGACCATTTCTTTTTCAGGATACCTCCTTCAGACTTACTTCTTCCACTCCCTAGGGGCCTCTGAATGCTACCTTCTTACAGCAGTGGCCTGTGACCGATCCCTGGTCATCTGCCGGCCCCTCCACTATCCTGCAATTATGACCCCCACACTCTGTGCCAAGATGTCTGCTGGTTGTTGGACTTGTGGATTTCTGTGTTCCAATTCTGAAGTCATCCTGGTCTCCCAGTTCCATTTCTGTGGCTACAGTGAAATCCAACACTTCTTCTGTAACTTTCCACCTCTTCTGAACCTGGCCTGCGAGGACACATCCAATAATGTCCTGGTGGATT CCATCAATGCCTTCATCATCCTTATCACTTTCCTCTTTATTATGGTGTCTTATGGAAGAATCATTGGGGCTATATTGAAGATAAAAACAACAGCAGGAAGAAAGAAGTCCTTTTCTACATGTGCCTCACATCTTATTGTGGTCCTCATATTCTTTGGGATCATCATCTTCATGTATATGCGACTAAAGAAGAGCTAATCACTGACCCTTGATTGGACACTTGCTGTAGTCTACTGTGTACTAACACCACTGGTCAACCCAATTACCTACAGTCTTCATAACAAGGGACTCATTAAGTCCATTAAGAGAACCATCTTCTGGAAGGGACAGATAGCTAGTCCCACCCACCATTGA